The Pseudomonas berkeleyensis genome includes a region encoding these proteins:
- the dnaE gene encoding DNA polymerase III subunit alpha has product MTQAFVHLRLHTEYSLVDGLVRVKPLIKAVAGAGMPAVAVTDMSNMCSLVKFYKTAMGAGVKPICGADIWMASAEEDGPLTRLTLLAMNAKGYRNLTELISRGWSEGQSNDLVIIQRDWVKDAAEGLIALSGAREGEVGMALLAGDEALAETRLREWMAVFPDRFYLEVQRTSRVGDEEYLHAAVALADRVEAPLVATNDVRFIKQDDFEAHETRVCIGEGRTLDDPRRPRNYSDQQYLKSAAEMWELFSDLPEALENTVEIAKRCNIEVQLGKYFLPDFPTPNGMGIDDYLRHASFEGLEERLEVLLPKDTPDYEAKKQVYIDRLNFELDIIIQMGFPGYFLIVMDFIQWAKNNGVPVGPGRGSGAGSLVAYVLKITDLDPLAYDLLFERFLNPERISMPDFDVDFCMDGRDRVIDYVAEKYGRNAVSQIITFGSMAAKAVVRDVARAQGKSYGLADRLSKMIPFEVGMTLEKAYEMEEPLRDFLKNDEEAQEIWDMSLKLEGVVRGTGKHAGGVVIAPTKLTDFSPIACDEEGGGLVTQFDKDDVEQAGLVKFDFLGLRTLTIIKWALETIHRIQKRDGAPDEELVNIDFIPLDDKKTYDMLQKAETTAVFQLESRGMKELIKKLKPDCLEDMIALVALFRPGPLQSGMVDDFINRKHGRAELSYPHPDYQYAGLEPVLKPTYGIILYQEQVMQIAQVMAGYTLGGADMLRRAMGKKKPEEMAKQRGGFIEGCANNGIDADLAGNIFDLVEKFAGYGFNKSHSAAYGLVSYQTAWLKAHYPAPFMAAVLSADMHNTDKVVILVEECRNMKLRIEPPDVNVSEFKFSVNDDGRIVYGLGAVKGVGEGPVEAIVECRAEGGPFKDLFDFCNRVDLKRINKRTLEALIRSGALDRLGPYYQDELKAYQASVDKNRAVLLASMEEAVQSAEQTARSAESGHMDLFGGLFAEPEADVYANHRKARELPIKERLKGEKDTLGIYLSGHPIDEYEGEIRRFARQRIVELKPARDTQTIAGMIVNLRVMKNKKGDKMGFITLDDRSGRIEASLFADAFASNQALLQNDALVVVEGEVSNDDFSGGLRLRAKRVMSLEEARTGLADSLRVKVASEALKGDRLRWLAELCSKHKGACPVTLDYSGEEARALLQFGDAWRIDPADTLIQALRDQFGRDNVFLHYR; this is encoded by the coding sequence ATGACTCAAGCGTTCGTCCACCTGCGTCTGCACACCGAATACTCCCTGGTCGATGGTTTGGTGCGGGTTAAACCGCTGATCAAGGCCGTCGCGGGGGCCGGCATGCCGGCGGTGGCGGTCACCGACATGAGCAACATGTGCTCGCTGGTGAAGTTCTACAAGACCGCCATGGGTGCCGGGGTCAAGCCGATCTGCGGCGCCGATATCTGGATGGCCAGCGCCGAGGAAGACGGCCCGCTGACGCGCCTGACCCTGCTGGCGATGAACGCCAAGGGCTACCGCAACCTCACCGAGCTGATCTCCCGTGGCTGGTCTGAAGGGCAGAGCAACGACTTGGTGATCATCCAGCGCGACTGGGTCAAGGATGCGGCGGAAGGTTTGATCGCGCTGTCCGGCGCTCGCGAGGGCGAGGTCGGTATGGCATTACTGGCCGGTGACGAAGCGCTGGCTGAAACGCGCCTGCGCGAATGGATGGCGGTTTTCCCGGATCGTTTCTATCTGGAAGTGCAGCGCACCAGCCGTGTCGGCGACGAGGAATACCTGCACGCCGCTGTGGCCCTGGCCGATCGCGTCGAGGCGCCGCTGGTGGCGACCAACGATGTGCGCTTCATCAAGCAGGACGACTTCGAGGCCCACGAGACCCGTGTCTGCATCGGTGAGGGGCGCACGTTGGACGATCCGCGCAGACCGCGGAATTACTCCGATCAGCAGTACCTGAAAAGCGCCGCCGAGATGTGGGAGCTGTTCTCCGACTTGCCCGAGGCATTGGAGAATACCGTCGAGATCGCCAAGCGCTGCAACATCGAGGTGCAGCTCGGCAAGTACTTCCTGCCCGACTTCCCCACGCCCAATGGCATGGGTATCGACGACTACCTGCGTCACGCTTCCTTCGAGGGGCTGGAAGAGCGTCTGGAAGTTTTGCTGCCCAAGGACACGCCGGATTACGAAGCGAAGAAGCAGGTCTACATCGACCGTCTCAACTTCGAACTCGACATCATCATCCAGATGGGTTTCCCCGGTTACTTCCTGATCGTTATGGACTTCATCCAGTGGGCCAAGAACAACGGCGTGCCGGTCGGCCCAGGCCGTGGTTCGGGTGCCGGTTCCCTGGTGGCCTACGTATTGAAGATCACCGACCTCGACCCGCTGGCCTATGACCTGCTGTTCGAACGCTTCCTCAACCCCGAACGGATCTCCATGCCCGACTTCGACGTCGACTTCTGCATGGATGGCCGCGACCGGGTGATCGACTACGTGGCCGAGAAGTACGGGCGCAACGCGGTGAGCCAGATCATCACCTTCGGCTCGATGGCGGCCAAGGCGGTGGTGCGCGACGTGGCGCGGGCGCAGGGCAAGTCCTATGGCCTGGCTGACCGACTGTCGAAGATGATCCCCTTCGAAGTGGGCATGACCCTGGAAAAGGCCTACGAGATGGAGGAGCCGCTGCGCGACTTCCTCAAGAACGACGAGGAAGCCCAGGAAATCTGGGACATGTCGCTCAAGCTCGAAGGCGTGGTGCGCGGTACCGGCAAGCACGCCGGGGGCGTGGTGATCGCGCCGACCAAACTCACCGACTTCTCGCCGATCGCCTGTGACGAGGAGGGCGGTGGCCTGGTGACCCAGTTTGACAAGGACGATGTCGAGCAGGCCGGCCTGGTCAAGTTCGACTTCCTCGGTCTGCGTACCCTGACCATCATCAAGTGGGCGTTGGAAACCATCCACCGTATCCAGAAGCGCGACGGTGCACCGGATGAGGAACTGGTCAACATCGACTTCATCCCGCTGGATGACAAGAAAACCTACGACATGCTGCAGAAGGCGGAGACCACCGCGGTCTTCCAGCTCGAATCGCGCGGCATGAAGGAGCTGATCAAGAAGCTCAAGCCCGACTGCCTGGAAGACATGATCGCACTGGTGGCGCTGTTCCGCCCCGGCCCGCTGCAGTCCGGCATGGTGGACGACTTCATCAACCGTAAGCACGGCCGTGCCGAGCTGTCCTACCCGCACCCGGATTATCAGTACGCTGGTCTGGAGCCGGTGCTCAAGCCCACCTACGGCATCATCCTGTATCAGGAACAGGTGATGCAGATCGCTCAGGTGATGGCGGGCTACACCCTCGGCGGCGCAGACATGCTGCGCCGCGCCATGGGTAAGAAGAAACCCGAGGAGATGGCCAAGCAGCGTGGGGGCTTCATTGAAGGCTGTGCCAACAACGGCATCGATGCCGACCTGGCAGGTAACATCTTCGACCTGGTGGAAAAATTCGCCGGCTATGGCTTCAACAAGTCGCACTCGGCCGCCTACGGCCTGGTTTCCTACCAGACTGCCTGGCTGAAAGCGCATTATCCGGCGCCGTTCATGGCCGCCGTACTGTCAGCGGATATGCACAACACCGACAAGGTGGTGATCCTGGTGGAAGAGTGCCGCAACATGAAGTTGCGCATCGAACCGCCAGATGTGAACGTCTCCGAGTTCAAGTTCAGCGTCAACGACGATGGCCGTATCGTCTACGGCCTCGGTGCGGTCAAGGGCGTGGGCGAGGGGCCGGTGGAGGCCATCGTCGAATGCCGCGCCGAAGGCGGGCCGTTCAAGGATCTGTTCGACTTCTGCAACCGCGTCGACCTCAAGCGCATCAACAAGCGTACCCTCGAAGCCTTGATTCGCAGCGGTGCGCTGGATCGCCTCGGCCCGTACTACCAGGATGAGCTCAAGGCTTATCAGGCCAGCGTGGACAAGAATCGCGCCGTGCTGCTGGCGTCGATGGAGGAGGCCGTGCAGTCCGCCGAGCAGACCGCGCGCAGTGCCGAGAGCGGCCATATGGACTTGTTCGGTGGGCTGTTCGCCGAGCCCGAGGCAGACGTCTACGCCAACCACCGCAAGGCGCGCGAACTGCCGATCAAGGAGCGTCTGAAAGGCGAGAAGGACACCCTGGGCATCTACCTGTCCGGCCACCCCATCGACGAGTATGAAGGTGAGATCCGTCGTTTCGCCCGCCAGCGCATCGTCGAACTGAAGCCGGCGCGCGACACTCAGACCATTGCCGGGATGATCGTCAACCTGCGGGTGATGAAGAACAAGAAGGGCGACAAGATGGGCTTCATCACCCTCGACGACCGCTCCGGGCGCATCGAGGCCTCGCTGTTCGCCGATGCCTTCGCCAGCAACCAGGCGCTGTTGCAGAACGATGCGCTGGTGGTGGTCGAGGGCGAGGTCAGCAACGACGACTTCTCCGGTGGCCTGCGCCTGCGCGCCAAGCGCGTGATGAGCCTGGAAGAGGCGCGTACCGGCCTTGCCGACAGCCTGCGGGTGAAGGTCGCCAGTGAGGCGCTCAAGGGCGATCGCCTGCGCTGGCTGGCTGAGTTGTGCAGCAAGCACAAGGGCGCTTGCCCGGTGACGCTGGACTACAGTGGCGAGGAGGCACGCGCCTTGCTTCAGTTTGGCGACGCCTGGCGGATCGACCCGGCCGACACTTTGATTCAGGCATTGCGTGACCAGTTCGGGCGCGACAACGTCTTTTTGCACTACCGCTGA
- a CDS encoding acetyl-CoA carboxylase carboxyltransferase subunit alpha, with protein MNPNFLDFEQPIADLQAKIEELRLVGNDNSLNIGDEIARLQDKSSALTESIFGNLSSWQIAQLARHPRRPYTLDYIQHIFTEFDELHGDRHFSDDAAIVGGVARLGDQPVMIIGHQKGREVREKVRRNFGMPRPEGYRKACRLMEMAERFKMPILTFIDTPGAYPGIDAEERGQSEAIAWNLRVMARLKTPIIATVIGEGGSGGALAIGVCDQLNMLQYSTYSVISPEGCASILWRTAEKAPDAAEAMGITAERLKDLGIVDQVIGEPLGGAHRDPAAASESIRQELTKQLASLQKHDTDALLKRRYERLMSYGIA; from the coding sequence ATGAACCCGAATTTCCTCGATTTCGAACAGCCGATCGCCGACCTGCAAGCCAAGATCGAAGAGCTGCGCCTGGTTGGTAACGACAACTCGCTGAACATCGGCGACGAGATTGCCCGCCTGCAGGACAAGAGCAGTGCCCTGACCGAAAGCATCTTCGGTAACCTGAGCAGCTGGCAGATCGCCCAACTGGCTCGCCATCCGCGCCGTCCGTACACCCTGGATTACATCCAGCACATCTTCACCGAGTTCGACGAGCTGCATGGTGATCGTCATTTCTCCGACGACGCTGCCATCGTCGGCGGCGTTGCTCGTCTGGGCGACCAGCCGGTGATGATCATCGGTCATCAGAAGGGCCGTGAAGTGCGTGAGAAGGTGCGCCGCAACTTCGGTATGCCGCGCCCCGAGGGCTATCGCAAAGCCTGCCGCCTGATGGAAATGGCTGAGCGCTTCAAGATGCCGATCCTCACTTTCATCGACACCCCCGGCGCCTATCCGGGTATCGATGCCGAGGAGCGTGGCCAGAGTGAAGCCATCGCCTGGAACCTGCGCGTTATGGCACGCCTGAAAACCCCGATCATCGCCACCGTCATCGGTGAAGGTGGTTCTGGCGGCGCACTGGCCATCGGCGTCTGCGACCAACTGAACATGCTGCAGTACTCCACCTACTCGGTGATCTCGCCGGAAGGCTGCGCCTCGATTCTCTGGCGTACCGCCGAGAAGGCGCCGGATGCCGCCGAAGCCATGGGCATCACCGCCGAGCGCCTGAAGGATCTGGGTATCGTCGATCAGGTGATCGGCGAGCCGCTGGGTGGTGCTCACCGCGATCCGGCAGCCGCCTCCGAGTCGATCCGTCAAGAACTGACCAAGCAACTGGCCAGCCTGCAGAAGCACGACACCGACGCGCTGCTCAAGCGTCGATACGAGCGCCTGATGAGTTATGGCATCGCCTGA
- the tilS gene encoding tRNA lysidine(34) synthetase TilS, producing the protein MTALDLRLRQALQPWRAAPVWRIAFSGGLDSSVLLHLLADWARHEQLPPLSAVHVHHGLQSAADAWPGHCARVCEQLGIALEVVRVQVASGASLEQAARRARYEAFSERLKLGEVLLSAQHRDDQAETLLFRLLRGAGVRGLAAMPASRSLGPGNLVRPLLDCSRGDLQAYAQIHGLCWIEDPSNADERFSRNFLRRQVMPLLAQRWPQVSSSLVRCADHLSEAQQLLNELAEIDLAAARGGSAFAWLPLPSLQLPAVTALSEARQRNLLRHWLAPLTRMPDSDHWAGWCDLRDAGGDASPIWRLADGELHRADGRLWWLGGEWLQPLEPLDLPCGSFSEPIELPGNGCVHLRGELPPGRWHLRYRQGGESLQVPERGRRDLKRLLNEMRVPAFVRPRLPLLFDGDELMAVANLTQSPGIEACGARLHWSPPIGAQGLSW; encoded by the coding sequence ATGACTGCTCTCGATCTTCGCTTGCGCCAAGCCTTGCAGCCCTGGCGAGCGGCTCCTGTCTGGCGCATCGCCTTCTCTGGTGGCCTGGACTCCAGCGTATTGCTACATCTGCTCGCCGATTGGGCTCGGCATGAGCAATTGCCGCCGCTTTCTGCGGTTCATGTCCATCATGGCCTGCAATCGGCAGCCGATGCTTGGCCTGGGCATTGCGCACGCGTCTGTGAACAGTTGGGCATTGCTCTAGAGGTCGTCAGGGTTCAGGTCGCATCAGGTGCCAGCCTTGAACAGGCTGCGCGGCGTGCGCGCTATGAGGCTTTCAGCGAACGGCTTAAGCTGGGCGAGGTGTTGCTCAGCGCTCAGCATCGTGACGATCAAGCCGAGACCCTGCTGTTTCGTTTGTTGCGTGGGGCGGGTGTGCGTGGACTGGCAGCCATGCCGGCAAGCCGCTCGTTGGGGCCGGGCAACCTGGTTCGGCCACTACTCGACTGCTCCAGGGGCGACTTACAGGCCTATGCGCAGATCCACGGCCTCTGCTGGATCGAGGATCCGAGCAATGCCGATGAGCGCTTCAGTCGCAATTTCCTGCGGCGACAAGTGATGCCATTACTGGCGCAGCGCTGGCCGCAAGTGTCGAGCAGTCTGGTGCGCTGCGCAGATCATCTGTCTGAGGCGCAGCAGCTGCTGAATGAATTGGCCGAGATCGATCTTGCCGCTGCCCGTGGCGGCTCAGCGTTTGCCTGGCTGCCGTTGCCATCGCTGCAACTACCGGCTGTAACTGCGTTGAGTGAGGCGCGCCAGCGCAATTTGTTGCGCCACTGGTTGGCCCCATTGACGCGTATGCCCGATAGCGATCATTGGGCGGGTTGGTGTGACCTGCGTGATGCGGGTGGGGATGCATCACCGATCTGGCGACTGGCCGATGGTGAGCTGCACCGTGCCGATGGTCGGCTCTGGTGGCTTGGCGGTGAGTGGCTGCAGCCGTTAGAGCCGCTCGATCTTCCCTGTGGCTCGTTTTCCGAGCCTATCGAGCTGCCCGGTAACGGTTGTGTGCATTTACGGGGCGAACTGCCGCCAGGTCGCTGGCACTTGCGCTATCGCCAGGGCGGTGAGTCGTTGCAGGTGCCCGAGCGTGGCAGGCGCGATCTCAAGCGCCTGCTCAATGAAATGCGCGTACCGGCATTTGTGCGCCCACGCCTGCCGCTGCTGTTCGATGGCGATGAGCTGATGGCGGTGGCGAACCTGACGCAGTCGCCAGGAATCGAGGCTTGCGGGGCGCGCCTGCACTGGTCGCCGCCTATCGGCGCGCAAGGTTTGAGCTGGTAA
- a CDS encoding CTP synthase: MTRYIFVTGGVVSSLGKGIASASLAAILEARGLKVTMLKLDPYINVDPGTMSPFQHGEVFVTHDGAETDLDLGHYERFIRTTMSKSNNFTTGRVYEDVLRKERRGDYLGATIQVIPHITDEIKRRIIKGAGDADVALVEIGGTVGDIESQPFLEAIRQLRVEVGAKRAMLMHLTLVPYIATAGETKTKPTQHSVKELRSIGLQPDVLVCRSDHPIDVSSRRKIALFTNVEERAVISLEDVDTIYKIPGVLHAQGLDDFVVERFGLECGSADLSEWDRVVDAKLNPEKEVTIAMVGKYMELLDAYKSLIEAMSHAGIQNRTKVNLRYIDSEDIENQGTALLEGVDAILVPGGFGLRGVEGKIKTVQYARENKIPYLGICLGMQVAVIEYARNVVGWTDANSSEFDMASTHPVVGLITEWQDATGATEQRSESSDLGGTMRLGAQDCQLQAGSLVHDCYGKDVIVERHRHRYEVNNNLLPKLTEAGLKVTGRSGDGALVEVVEAPDHPWFVACQFHPEFTSTPRDGHPLFSGFVNAALAQKAKKA, encoded by the coding sequence ATGACGCGCTACATCTTCGTCACGGGTGGTGTTGTTTCTTCATTGGGGAAAGGCATCGCCTCGGCTTCACTGGCGGCCATCCTGGAGGCGCGGGGCCTGAAGGTCACCATGCTCAAGCTGGATCCCTACATCAACGTCGATCCGGGCACCATGAGCCCGTTCCAGCACGGTGAGGTGTTCGTCACGCACGACGGCGCCGAGACCGACCTCGATCTGGGTCACTACGAGCGGTTCATCCGCACCACGATGAGCAAGAGCAACAACTTCACCACTGGTCGTGTCTACGAAGACGTGCTGCGCAAAGAGCGCCGTGGTGATTACCTGGGGGCGACCATCCAGGTCATTCCGCACATCACCGACGAGATCAAGCGTCGCATCATCAAGGGCGCCGGCGATGCCGACGTGGCCCTGGTGGAAATCGGCGGCACCGTGGGCGACATCGAGTCGCAGCCGTTCCTCGAAGCCATTCGCCAGCTGCGCGTGGAAGTGGGCGCCAAGCGCGCCATGCTGATGCACCTGACCCTGGTGCCGTACATCGCCACTGCTGGCGAGACCAAGACCAAGCCGACCCAGCATTCGGTCAAGGAACTGCGTTCCATCGGCCTGCAGCCTGACGTGCTGGTATGCCGCTCCGATCATCCGATCGATGTGTCCTCGCGTCGCAAGATCGCCCTGTTCACCAACGTTGAAGAGCGTGCGGTGATCAGCCTGGAAGACGTCGACACCATCTACAAGATCCCTGGCGTGCTGCATGCCCAGGGGCTGGACGATTTCGTCGTCGAGCGTTTCGGCCTGGAGTGCGGCAGCGCCGATCTGTCCGAGTGGGATCGTGTGGTCGATGCCAAGCTCAACCCGGAAAAAGAAGTCACCATTGCCATGGTCGGCAAGTACATGGAGCTGCTGGACGCGTACAAGTCGCTGATCGAAGCGATGAGCCACGCCGGCATCCAGAACCGTACCAAGGTCAACCTGCGCTATATCGACTCCGAAGACATCGAGAATCAGGGCACTGCGCTGCTCGAAGGTGTCGATGCCATCCTGGTGCCGGGCGGCTTCGGTCTGCGTGGCGTGGAAGGCAAGATCAAGACCGTGCAGTACGCTCGCGAGAACAAGATTCCTTACCTCGGTATCTGCCTCGGCATGCAGGTCGCGGTGATCGAGTACGCCCGTAACGTCGTGGGCTGGACCGACGCCAATTCCTCCGAATTCGACATGGCCAGCACGCATCCGGTGGTCGGTCTGATCACCGAGTGGCAGGACGCGACCGGCGCCACCGAGCAGCGCAGCGAAAGCTCCGACCTCGGCGGCACCATGCGCCTGGGTGCTCAGGACTGCCAGCTGCAGGCCGGCTCTCTGGTACATGACTGCTATGGCAAGGACGTGATCGTCGAGCGTCACCGTCATCGCTACGAAGTGAACAACAACCTGCTGCCGAAGTTGACCGAGGCTGGCCTCAAGGTCACCGGTCGTTCCGGCGACGGCGCGCTGGTCGAAGTGGTCGAGGCACCGGATCATCCGTGGTTCGTCGCTTGCCAGTTCCACCCGGAATTCACTTCCACGCCGCGTGACGGTCACCCGCTGTTCAGCGGTTTCGTCAACGCCGCTCTGGCGCAGAAAGCGAAGAAGGCTTAA
- the kdsA gene encoding 3-deoxy-8-phosphooctulonate synthase — translation MAQKIIKVRGIEIANDKPFVLFGGINVLESRDLAMQACEEYVRVTEKLGIPYVFKASFDKANRSSITSFRGPGLEEGMKIFEEVKKTFGVPVITDVHEPHQAAAVAEVCDIIQLPAFLSRQTDLVVAMAKTGAVINIKKAQFLAPQEMKHILAKCEEAGNDQLILCERGSSFGYNNLVVDMLGFGIMKQFEYPVFFDVTHALQMPGGRADSAGGRRAQVTDLAKAGMSQGLAGLFLEAHPDPENAKCDGPCALRLNKLEPFLTQLKQLDDLIKSFPPIETA, via the coding sequence ATGGCACAGAAGATCATCAAGGTTCGCGGCATCGAGATCGCCAATGACAAGCCGTTCGTGCTGTTCGGTGGCATCAACGTGCTCGAGTCGCGCGACCTGGCCATGCAGGCTTGCGAGGAATACGTGCGGGTGACCGAGAAGCTCGGCATTCCTTACGTGTTCAAGGCCAGCTTCGACAAGGCCAATCGCTCTTCCATCACCTCCTTCCGCGGCCCGGGCCTGGAAGAGGGCATGAAGATCTTCGAGGAAGTGAAGAAGACCTTCGGCGTGCCGGTGATCACCGACGTTCACGAGCCGCATCAGGCCGCTGCCGTGGCCGAGGTGTGCGACATCATCCAGTTGCCGGCTTTCCTTTCGCGGCAGACCGACCTGGTGGTGGCCATGGCCAAGACCGGTGCAGTGATCAACATCAAGAAAGCGCAGTTCCTCGCCCCGCAGGAAATGAAACATATCCTGGCCAAGTGCGAAGAGGCCGGTAACGATCAACTGATCCTCTGCGAGCGTGGTTCCTCCTTCGGTTACAACAACCTGGTGGTGGACATGCTCGGCTTCGGCATCATGAAGCAGTTCGAGTATCCGGTGTTCTTCGACGTGACCCACGCCCTGCAGATGCCGGGTGGTCGTGCCGACTCTGCTGGCGGCCGCCGCGCCCAGGTTACCGACCTGGCCAAGGCTGGTATGAGCCAGGGTCTGGCAGGCCTGTTCCTCGAAGCGCATCCGGATCCGGAAAACGCCAAGTGCGACGGCCCCTGTGCCTTGCGCCTGAACAAGCTGGAGCCGTTCCTCACCCAGCTCAAGCAACTGGATGACCTGATCAAGAGTTTTCCGCCAATCGAGACTGCCTGA
- the eno gene encoding phosphopyruvate hydratase has translation MAKIVDIKGREVLDSRGNPTVEADVILEGGIVGSACAPSGASTGSREALELRDGDKSRYLGKGVLKAVANINGPIRDLLLGKDAIDQKALDHAMIKLDGTENKATLGANAILAVSLAAAKAAAQAKGVPLYAHIADLNGTPGVYSMPVPMMNIINGGEHADNNVDIQEFMVQPVGAKNFADALRMGAEIFHHLKAVLKARGLNTAVGDEGGFAPNLASNEDALAAIAEAVANAGYTLGDDVTLALDCASSEFFKDGKYDLEGEGKVFSAEGFADYLAGLTERYPIISIEDGMDESDWAGWKVLTDKIGAKVQLVGDDLFVTNTKILKRGIDEKIGNSILIKFNQIGSLTETLEAIQMAKAAGFTAVISHRSGETEDSTIADLAVGTAAGQIKTGSLCRSDRVSKYNQLLRIEEQLGGKAPYKGRAEFRG, from the coding sequence ATGGCAAAGATCGTCGACATCAAGGGTCGTGAGGTTCTCGACTCCCGCGGCAACCCCACCGTGGAAGCGGATGTAATTCTGGAAGGCGGTATTGTTGGCAGTGCGTGTGCTCCGTCCGGCGCTTCCACTGGTTCGCGCGAAGCGCTGGAGCTGCGTGATGGCGACAAGAGCCGTTACCTGGGCAAGGGCGTGCTGAAAGCCGTGGCCAACATCAATGGCCCGATCCGTGATCTGCTGCTGGGCAAGGATGCTATCGACCAGAAAGCTCTGGATCACGCGATGATCAAGCTCGACGGTACCGAGAACAAGGCGACTCTGGGCGCCAATGCCATCCTCGCCGTGTCCCTGGCTGCCGCCAAGGCTGCTGCCCAGGCCAAGGGCGTGCCGCTGTACGCGCACATCGCCGATCTGAACGGTACCCCGGGCGTCTATTCCATGCCGGTACCGATGATGAACATCATCAACGGCGGCGAGCACGCCGACAACAACGTCGACATCCAGGAGTTCATGGTGCAGCCGGTTGGCGCCAAGAACTTTGCCGATGCCCTGCGCATGGGCGCCGAGATCTTCCATCACCTCAAAGCCGTGCTTAAGGCCCGTGGTCTGAACACTGCCGTTGGTGACGAAGGTGGTTTCGCGCCGAACCTGGCCTCCAACGAAGATGCTCTGGCCGCCATCGCCGAAGCCGTGGCCAACGCTGGCTACACGTTGGGTGACGACGTTACCCTGGCCCTGGACTGCGCTTCCAGTGAGTTCTTCAAAGATGGCAAGTACGACCTGGAGGGCGAGGGCAAGGTATTCAGTGCCGAAGGTTTCGCCGACTACCTGGCCGGTCTGACCGAGCGTTACCCGATCATCTCCATCGAAGACGGCATGGACGAGTCCGACTGGGCCGGCTGGAAAGTCCTGACCGACAAGATCGGTGCCAAGGTACAGCTGGTTGGCGATGACCTGTTCGTCACCAACACCAAGATCCTCAAGCGCGGCATCGACGAGAAGATCGGCAACTCGATCCTGATCAAGTTCAACCAGATCGGCTCGCTGACCGAGACCCTGGAAGCCATCCAGATGGCCAAGGCTGCTGGCTTCACCGCCGTGATCTCGCACCGCAGTGGCGAAACCGAAGACAGCACCATTGCCGACCTAGCCGTTGGTACTGCCGCAGGTCAGATCAAAACCGGCTCGCTGTGCCGTTCCGACCGCGTTTCCAAGTACAACCAACTGCTGCGCATCGAAGAGCAACTGGGTGGCAAGGCCCCGTACAAAGGCCGCGCCGAGTTCCGCGGCTGA
- the ftsB gene encoding cell division protein FtsB, which produces MRSPYWLFIVLILLLVGLQYRLWVGEGSLAQVSRLQQQIAEQQGENERLLERNRILEAEVMELKRGMETVEERARQELGMLKEGETLYLLTE; this is translated from the coding sequence ATGCGTAGTCCGTATTGGCTGTTTATCGTGCTGATCCTGTTGCTGGTCGGTCTGCAGTATCGCCTGTGGGTTGGCGAAGGCAGTCTTGCCCAGGTAAGCCGCCTGCAGCAGCAGATCGCCGAGCAGCAAGGCGAGAATGAGCGACTGCTGGAGCGTAACCGAATCCTCGAGGCCGAGGTGATGGAGCTCAAGCGCGGTATGGAGACCGTGGAAGAGCGCGCGCGTCAGGAGCTGGGCATGCTCAAAGAGGGCGAAACCCTCTACCTGCTGACCGAATGA
- the ispD gene encoding 2-C-methyl-D-erythritol 4-phosphate cytidylyltransferase, whose product MTTKFWLVIPAAGVGARMAADRPKQYLQIAGRSILEHTLHCFLDHPGLLGAVVCVAVDDPFWPHLPVASDSCIRRAAGGRERADSVLAGLQALLTDGADGNDWVLVHDAARPNLAREDLDGLLDSLADDPVGGLLAVPARDTLKRAASDGRVAETVDRSVIWQAYTPQMFRLGALREALAQALQEGAAVTDEASAMEWAGLAPRLVEGRADNLKVTRPEDLHYLQRIWREGR is encoded by the coding sequence ATGACCACGAAATTCTGGCTGGTGATTCCAGCTGCCGGTGTCGGCGCACGCATGGCTGCCGATCGACCCAAGCAGTACCTGCAAATTGCCGGTCGCAGCATCCTCGAACACACCCTGCATTGTTTTCTCGATCACCCCGGTTTGCTTGGTGCCGTGGTCTGCGTAGCTGTAGACGATCCGTTCTGGCCACATCTGCCCGTAGCCAGCGACTCGTGTATTCGTCGAGCTGCTGGTGGTCGCGAGCGGGCCGACTCGGTACTGGCAGGGCTGCAAGCGCTACTCACTGACGGTGCTGACGGCAACGACTGGGTACTGGTGCACGATGCCGCGCGTCCCAATCTCGCCAGAGAAGATCTGGATGGCCTGCTGGACAGTCTGGCCGATGATCCGGTGGGTGGCCTGCTAGCCGTACCGGCGCGCGATACGCTCAAGCGTGCCGCAAGCGATGGTCGGGTGGCTGAAACGGTGGATCGCAGCGTGATCTGGCAGGCCTACACACCGCAGATGTTCCGCCTGGGCGCCTTGCGTGAGGCGTTGGCGCAGGCGTTGCAGGAGGGCGCGGCAGTGACGGATGAAGCCTCGGCCATGGAGTGGGCAGGGCTGGCGCCGCGTTTGGTCGAAGGCCGGGCGGACAACCTCAAGGTCACCCGCCCGGAAGATCTGCATTATCTACAACGTATTTGGCGCGAAGGTCGCTGA